CGGAAGTTGCGCCTTCGGCAAATTTCTCTGTACGGATCGTTTCGCTGTTCAAATCGCGGCTAAGGTAAATACCGGTCAGCAAGCCAATCACCGACAAGGCCAGCACATAATAAGCCGGAGCCATCGGCGTCAGACGCATAATCAGCGTGACGAAGACCGGAGTCAGGCCGCCGAAAATCGCGTAGGCCATGTTGTATGAGAAAGAGATGCCGGTAAAACGCACTTCCGCCGGGAAGGCCCGCACTATCACATAAGGTACTGCGCCGACCACACCTACGCTCAACCCCGCCAGCGCATACATGCCCATCAGCACCGAGGCATCAGCCGCGACCATGTGATAGAAAGACCAGCTGCAAATCCCGAGGAAGAGACTGCCGAAAATAAAGGTTTTGCTGGCACCGAGGCGATCAACAATGCTTCCCGAGATAATGCATCCAAACATCAGCGCTACTGTAGCCAGACAGTTGGCTTGTAATGCGGCTGCCGCCGGAATGCCGAATTGCTTCTGCAACCAGGTTGGCGTCATCAGGATCACCACCACGATACCGGCGGATAACAGCCAGGTCATCAGCATCGATACCACGATTTCTTTTTTATGATTGGCCACGACAGATTTCAACGGCAATTCTTCCGCCAGCGCCTTATGCGCTTTCATTTCCATAAAGACAGGCGTTTCCTGTAACCATCGGCGCAGATACATCGCGATCAGACCAAAAATGCCGCCGATGAAAAACGGAATACGCCAGCCGTACTGACTGATGGTCGCTGGCGTCAAGCTGGTGTTCAGTAAAGTTGCCACCAGAGAACCCAGCAGAATCCCCAACGTTAAACCGGCGGTGAGGGTGCCGCAGGCGAAACCAATGCGGTTACGTGGCACATGTTCAGCGACAAACACCCACGCGCCCGGCACTTCGCCGCCGATCGCCGCGCCCTGTAACAGACGCATCAGCAGCAGCAACAGCGGTGCTGCCATGCCAATCGAGGCGTAGGTTGGCAACAGCCCCATTGCCAGTGTCGGTAAAGCCATTAATAAAATACTCAGGCTGAACATGCGCTTACGGCCAACCAAATCACCGAAGTGCGCCATGATGATACCGCCCAACGGGCGCGCCAGATAACCGGCAGCGAAAATACCAAAAGTCTGAACCTGACGCAGCCAGTCGGGCATATTGGCCGGGAAGAAGAGATCGCCAATTACCGCAGCGAAAAAGACGAAAATGATGAAATCGTAGAATTCGAGGGCGCCACCCAGTGCCGCCAGGGAAAGCGTTTTGAAGTCCTGCCGGTTCAACCGGCGCGATTGTGTGTGTTGCATAGGATACCGTCAGACACCAGAGTAAAAAATGGAAAAAGGTTTTGCCACCTTATGTAAAGTAATCCTTACTATAGCGGCAAATATTTTTCACACCAGTGGTGTCTGACGCTTAACGTCGCTAAATTTCAAAAAGGAACTGTATTCAGTTTTTTATCTCGCGGCGGGCACTTTTCGGACGGAAAGCTGCTACCACCTCATCATGCGTTTCAACGTAAGGTCCGTCGAGCAACTGGATGCAATAGGGCACACTGGCAAAAATGCCGGAAACAATCACTTTACCGTCGGCATCTTTCAGTCCTTCCAGCGTTTCCTGAATAGATTTCGGCTGGCCAGGTAAATTCAGGATTAAAGCCTGTTTGCGGATCACCCCAACCTGACGTGACAAAATTGCCGTCGGTACAAAGTGCAGGCTGATCTGACGCATCTGTTCGCCGAAACCGGGCATTTCACGATCGGCAACAGCCAGCGTGGCATCCGGTGTGACATCCCGGCGCGCAGGCCCGGTTCCCCCGGTGGTTAACACCAGATGGCAGCCGCTTTCATCAACCAGTTCACTGATAGCCTGTTCAATCAAAGGCTGCTCGTCCGGGATCAGCTTTTTCTCCAGCTTAAAAGGCGTAATAAGCGCTTTTTCCAGCCATTCTTCCAGTGCCGGAATACCTTTGTCCTGATAAACACCGCTTGAGGCGCGGTCCGACACTGATACCAGACCAATCCGTAATGTATCCATGCTATTTCTCCACAGCATTTTTCTTCGTAGTCACAGCACTCAGTATATCGGTAACCGGCCGGTGGTTTTATCGCAGGCACAAAAAAAGCGGCTGATTAGCCGCTTTATGCTGGAACTGAATGCTGATTACAGCAGGTCAGAAATCATTTTTTCCAGTTTACCCTGGTCGATTGCAAACTTACGGATGCCGTCAGCCAGTTTATCGATCGCCATTGGATCCTGGTTGTGCTCCCAGTAGAACTGAGATTCAGTCAGTGGCGCAGGACGTGGCTTGGTTTCGCCGGAGAAGGACAGTTTACGTTCCAGCGGGCCTTCGCTTTCTGCCAGTTCTTTCAGCAGTGCAGGGGCGATGGTCAGACGGTCACAGCCAGCCAGTTCGATGATTTCACCGATGTTACGGAAGCTTGCGCCCATCACGACAGTTTCGTAGCCGTGTTGTTTGTAGTATTCGTAGATTTCGGTTACGGACACAACGCCCGGATCTTCATGCGGTGCGAACTCTTTTTTGTCACCATTGGCTTTGTACCAGTCAAGGATACGACCAACGAACGGAGAAATCAGGAACACGCCCGCTTCAGCACAAGCACGCGCCTGTGCGAAGGAGAACAGCAGCGTCAGGTTACAGTTGATGCCTTCTTTTTCCAGTTTCTCTGCAGCGCGGATGCCCTGCCAGGTAGAAGCCAGTTTGATCAAAATACGGTCGTTGCTGATACCCGCATCGTTATACAGTTTGATCAGGCGTTTGGCTTTGGCCACGCTCGCGTCAGTGTCGTAAGACAGACGTGCATCAACTTCTGTTGAAATGCGGCCCGGTACCAGTTTCAGAATTTCCAGACCGATGTTCACTGCCAGTTTGTCAGCGGCATCAGTAATCTGCTGGTCGTGATCGCTGCTCTGGTCACGTGCCCAGGCGATTGCTTCGTCGATCAGTTTACGGTATTCAGGAATTTGCGCAGCGCTGAGGATCAGTGACGGGTTGGTGGTCGCATCCTGCGGCTGGTACAACTTCATTGCCGCGATATCTCCGGTGTCAGCAACAACCTGAGTCATTTGGCGTAGGGAAGTCAGTTTATCGGTCATTTTGGCATATCTCATCGTTTGGACGTTTTCGTATAGGCATTTTCATGCCTTGCCTTTGGCTGATGATAACATGCAAAAAGCCAGGCGCAAGGCGCATATCACGGCATGCTCGGCTACGAACATCTATGGATTTCTCACCTTCCAAAACACACAAAATTAGCCAAAATGCACATGTTACCCGTTCGATAAAACAGGTATGTTAGCCACCCAAAGTGGTCATTGCCCGCAAGCAAACAAATAAAAATGATGAAGGGCAAATCAACCAAGGACAATTTATGAACGACCTGCTGGATTTTTTCGATACTATTCTCTGGAGTTCAATCCTGATTTACCTGCTATGCGGCACCGGCATTTACCTTACGTTCCGTCTTGGTTTCATTCAGTTTCGTCACTTTGGCCACCTTTTCTCCCCCACTCTTTATAAGCGAAAACACATCACACGAGGTATTTCCCCGTGGCGGACGCTGTGTCTCAGCCTTGCATCGCGTATTGGTACCGGGAATCTCACCGGTGTCGCCATCGCCATTACGCTCGGCGGCCCTGGCGCTATTTTCTGGATGTGGATTATTGCAGTTTTCAACATGGCGACGGCAATGATAGAAAACACGCTGGCGCAGATTTACAAAGGCAATGTAGCCCATGAAAAATTTCGCGGCGGGCCGGCTGATTACATGGAAAAAGGGCTTGGAATGCGCTGGATGGGTATCTTGTTTTCCTTGTTGATGGTGATTTCCTGCGGCTTTATTTTCAGCGCCTTACAGGCCAATTCCATTGCTCAGGCTTCTTTCCATCTTCTGCATGTACCGGCGCTGTCCACCGCCTGCATTTTATCCGTGCTGGTCGCGATACTGATTTTTGGCGGTATACGCGCAATCACCTGGCTTTCGAAATGGCTTGTACCGCTGATGGCCTGCGCCTACTTGTTGCTGGCCATCTGGGTTATTGGTCATCACATTGAAAAGTTGCCACAGGTGCTGGTGCTGGTATTCAAAAGCGCCTTCGGCTTACAGCAGGCCGCTTCCGGCGCACTGGCGTATGGCGTGACACAGGCCATTACGCAGGGCATGCAACGCGGCGCCTTTGCCAGCGAGGCCGGTGTCGGCTCTTCACCCAATGCGGCGGCGATGGCGGGCGTAAGCCACCCGGCTATGGTGGGGTTCAGTCAGATGTTTGCCGTCTTCATCGATACCATGGTGATCTGTACCGCAACCGCGCTGATCATCCTGACGTCAGGAGCCCTTGATCAACCTGACGCCCCGGTTGGCATCCGGCTGATACAGCAATCGATTATGCCGGTGACCGCAGGCTGGAGCCATGTGGTTCTGGCCATTCTGGTCTTCTCTTTTGCGTTCACGTCGATTGCCGGAAACTATGCCTATGCCGAAAACAATCTGAATTTCTTTCACGGTTCTTCGCCCGTTAAATTACTGATTTTCCGGTTGATGGTCATCAGCATGGTGTTCTGCGGATGCCTGATGGAATTACAAGTCCTGTGGAAACTGGCCGATATCGTCATGGCGCTGATGGCAATACTCAATCTCACCGCACTGTTGCTGCTTTCGGGCATCGCGGTCAGCGTGGTGAAAGATTATGAACGCCAGCGACGGATGGGGAAAACGCCGGTGTTTAATCCTGATCACTACCCTGAATTACGCGGTCAGCTCCAGCCCGGCGTCTGGGATAAAAAAATGCCTCCGCGCTGATTTCCTGCGCTTTTACCTATCGATATCATGCCTCCATCGCAGTGACTTTTTTGCTACAGTAAGGCAACAAAAATCCTGAATGTGAACCGTCACTGACCAACGGACGAGACTATGCTGACCATTATTTCACCTGCCAAAACGCTCGATTACGAAAGCCCGCTTGCGACAACGCGCTATACCCAACCGGAGCTGCTGGATAAATCCAGCCAGCTGATTACCGTGGCACGTAAAATGTCTCCTGCGCAGATTTCTTCACTGATGGGGATCAGCGACAAACTGGCCCATCTGAACGCCGAACGTTTTAATGACTGGCAGCCGGATTTCACGCCGGATAACGCCCGTCAGGCCTTGCTGGCCTTTAAAGGCGATGTGTATACCGGTCTGCAGGCAGAAGATTTCAGTGAGAAGGATTTTGATTTTGCACAGAAACATCTGCGGATGTTGTCAGGTTTATACGGCCTGCTGCGTCCGCTGGATCTGATGATGCCTTACCGTCTGGAAATGGGTATCCGTCTGGAAAATCCCCAGGGCGCGAATCTGTATGCCTTCTGGGGAAATTTGCTGACCGAAAAACTCAACCAACTGCTCAGTGAACAAAAAAGCAAAGTGCTGGTGAATCTGGCGTCTGATGAATACTTCAAAGCGGTGAAACCCAAACTGCTGGATGGCGAAATCATCAAGCCGGTATTCCTCGACGAGAAGAACGGCAAATACAAAGTCATCAGCTTCTACGCCAAAAAAGCGCGTGGCCTGATGAGCCGCTTTATTATTAAAGAGCGTCTGGATAAGCCGAAACAGCTTCAGGATTTCAATCTGGAAGGTTATGAATTTGATGAATCACGTTCGCAGGGCAATGAACTGGTGTTTACCCGTCCTGAGCGCTGATTGACCTGATCTGCGGATACAAAAAAGCCCTCACGAAGAGGGCTTTTGCCTGTCTGAAACACAATATTTATTCAGGCAGCGCCATCAGGAATGCACGCATCTCGCTGAAATCAGCCGGAAGATTATGCGACAACAATGGCAGGTCAGCGCGATCCGCCAGTTCTTTCGGTAAACCGATGTCCTGATCCAGAATCGCTTCCACGCTTTCCTTGAATTTTGCCGGATGTGCAGTACCGATGAACAGGCCGAACTCGCCCGGTTGCAGCTGGTCACGCAGCACACGGTAAGCAATTGCCGCGTGAGGTTCAGAGATATAACCGATATTGGCCAGCTCGCGCATCGCGTCTTCGGTGGTGTCATCGCTGACCGCACCGAAGCCCAGATCTTTCAGCTGCCAGGTTTTACGACGATACAACTCTTCCACACGCGGCCAGTTGTTTGGCTGGCTGACATCCATAGCGTTCGACAGAGTGGCAACGGTTTTCTTCGGTTCCCACTCGCCGTTAGACAGGAAACGCGGCACCGTATCATTGGCGTTGGTCGCCGCAATAAAGCGTTTCACCGGCAGGCCGAGGGATTTCGCCAGCAGACCAGCGGTCAGATCACCGAAGTTACCGCTTGGTACGGAAACCACCAGCTGATTGCGCGCTTCCTGAGGCAGTTGGGCAACCGCTTCAAAGTAGTAGCAAATCTGCGCCAGCAGTCGGCTGATATTGATGGAGTTAGCTGAGTTCAGTTTCAGCGCGTGTTTCAGTTCTTCATCATCAAACGCCTGTTTCACCAGCGCCTGACAGGCATCAAAGTCGCCGTCGATGGCGACGGTATGAATATTTCCGCCAAGCGTACAGAACAGTTTTTCCTGCAACGGGCTGATTTTGCCGCGCGGATACAGAATCACCACACGAACATTTTTCAGACCGTGGAACGCATGTGCCACTGCCGCACCGGTATCACCGGAGGTCGCGGTCAGAATAGTCACCGGCTGATCGCCAGATACCTGAGTCAGGATCTGCGCCATGAAACGGCCACCGAAATCTTTAAAGGCCAGGGTCGGGCCGTGGAACAGTTCCAGACAGGCAATGTCGTCTTCTACTTTGGCAACGGGTGCCGGGAAGGCAAACGCATTTTTTACACGCTGATATAATTCTTCTTCCGGAATTTCATCGCCGATGAAAGCAGAAAGAATTCGGCTGCTGCGGGTGACGAAATCCAGTTCCAGCAAGCGATCAATTTCGGTCAGTTCAAACTCAGGCAATTCCAGCGGGAAGAATAATCCCTGCTGTTTTCCAAGACCTTGTTTGACGGCCTGAGCAAAGCTGACCTGCTCGTTGTGATCCTTCAGGTTGTACAGTTTCATTAGTTATCCCAATAAATTATCGAGTTATCCCAATACCCGCGCGCCCGCGGTATCAAGACGACAAATATGAACAAAGCCTTCGTCATTTTGCAGATAATGCGTCTGCAACCAGTCAGCCATACGTTTCGCTGTCGCACTGTCGTTGCACACCGCGAACAACGTCGGGCCGGAACCGGAAATCCCGCAAGCCAGCGCACCAATTTCTTCTGCGGCGCTGCGGGCTTCGGCAAAGCCCGGCAGCAGACGGGTGCGGTAAGGTTCAGCAATCACATCTTTCATCAGTTTTGCGGCCAGCGCAGGTTGCTGAGTGTGGCAGGCATGAATAAAGCCCGCCAGATAACGTCCGTGGCTGATGCAATCCTGACGGCGATACTGCGCAGGTAAAATGGCACGCGCCTCGGCCGTCGAGACTTTAATCCCCGGATACGCCATCACCCACAGCCAGTCATCAAAGCCTGGCACGTCCTGGCTGATGATATCGAGTTCTTCCAGCATCAGCTGAATGCCGCCTAAATAGCATGGCGCCACATTATCGAAATGTACGCTACCGGAAATCCGCCCTTCCAGCTCGCCCATCAGCAACAGCATCTGGTTTTCATTCAGCGGTTTACCGCAAAACTCATTCATCGCCATCAGACCGGCGACCACCGAACAGGCGCTGGAGCCCAGACCTGAGCCGATCGGCATGTTTTTTTCCAGCGTCATCGCCACCGGCACTT
This window of the Rahnella aceris genome carries:
- a CDS encoding MFS transporter gives rise to the protein MQHTQSRRLNRQDFKTLSLAALGGALEFYDFIIFVFFAAVIGDLFFPANMPDWLRQVQTFGIFAAGYLARPLGGIIMAHFGDLVGRKRMFSLSILLMALPTLAMGLLPTYASIGMAAPLLLLLMRLLQGAAIGGEVPGAWVFVAEHVPRNRIGFACGTLTAGLTLGILLGSLVATLLNTSLTPATISQYGWRIPFFIGGIFGLIAMYLRRWLQETPVFMEMKAHKALAEELPLKSVVANHKKEIVVSMLMTWLLSAGIVVVILMTPTWLQKQFGIPAAAALQANCLATVALMFGCIISGSIVDRLGASKTFIFGSLFLGICSWSFYHMVAADASVLMGMYALAGLSVGVVGAVPYVIVRAFPAEVRFTGISFSYNMAYAIFGGLTPVFVTLIMRLTPMAPAYYVLALSVIGLLTGIYLSRDLNSETIRTEKFAEGATSGQ
- the mog gene encoding molybdopterin adenylyltransferase, giving the protein MDTLRIGLVSVSDRASSGVYQDKGIPALEEWLEKALITPFKLEKKLIPDEQPLIEQAISELVDESGCHLVLTTGGTGPARRDVTPDATLAVADREMPGFGEQMRQISLHFVPTAILSRQVGVIRKQALILNLPGQPKSIQETLEGLKDADGKVIVSGIFASVPYCIQLLDGPYVETHDEVVAAFRPKSARREIKN
- the tal gene encoding transaldolase translates to MTDKLTSLRQMTQVVADTGDIAAMKLYQPQDATTNPSLILSAAQIPEYRKLIDEAIAWARDQSSDHDQQITDAADKLAVNIGLEILKLVPGRISTEVDARLSYDTDASVAKAKRLIKLYNDAGISNDRILIKLASTWQGIRAAEKLEKEGINCNLTLLFSFAQARACAEAGVFLISPFVGRILDWYKANGDKKEFAPHEDPGVVSVTEIYEYYKQHGYETVVMGASFRNIGEIIELAGCDRLTIAPALLKELAESEGPLERKLSFSGETKPRPAPLTESQFYWEHNQDPMAIDKLADGIRKFAIDQGKLEKMISDLL
- a CDS encoding alanine/glycine:cation symporter family protein — protein: MNDLLDFFDTILWSSILIYLLCGTGIYLTFRLGFIQFRHFGHLFSPTLYKRKHITRGISPWRTLCLSLASRIGTGNLTGVAIAITLGGPGAIFWMWIIAVFNMATAMIENTLAQIYKGNVAHEKFRGGPADYMEKGLGMRWMGILFSLLMVISCGFIFSALQANSIAQASFHLLHVPALSTACILSVLVAILIFGGIRAITWLSKWLVPLMACAYLLLAIWVIGHHIEKLPQVLVLVFKSAFGLQQAASGALAYGVTQAITQGMQRGAFASEAGVGSSPNAAAMAGVSHPAMVGFSQMFAVFIDTMVICTATALIILTSGALDQPDAPVGIRLIQQSIMPVTAGWSHVVLAILVFSFAFTSIAGNYAYAENNLNFFHGSSPVKLLIFRLMVISMVFCGCLMELQVLWKLADIVMALMAILNLTALLLLSGIAVSVVKDYERQRRMGKTPVFNPDHYPELRGQLQPGVWDKKMPPR
- the yaaA gene encoding peroxide stress protein YaaA; its protein translation is MLTIISPAKTLDYESPLATTRYTQPELLDKSSQLITVARKMSPAQISSLMGISDKLAHLNAERFNDWQPDFTPDNARQALLAFKGDVYTGLQAEDFSEKDFDFAQKHLRMLSGLYGLLRPLDLMMPYRLEMGIRLENPQGANLYAFWGNLLTEKLNQLLSEQKSKVLVNLASDEYFKAVKPKLLDGEIIKPVFLDEKNGKYKVISFYAKKARGLMSRFIIKERLDKPKQLQDFNLEGYEFDESRSQGNELVFTRPER
- the thrC gene encoding threonine synthase, whose translation is MKLYNLKDHNEQVSFAQAVKQGLGKQQGLFFPLELPEFELTEIDRLLELDFVTRSSRILSAFIGDEIPEEELYQRVKNAFAFPAPVAKVEDDIACLELFHGPTLAFKDFGGRFMAQILTQVSGDQPVTILTATSGDTGAAVAHAFHGLKNVRVVILYPRGKISPLQEKLFCTLGGNIHTVAIDGDFDACQALVKQAFDDEELKHALKLNSANSINISRLLAQICYYFEAVAQLPQEARNQLVVSVPSGNFGDLTAGLLAKSLGLPVKRFIAATNANDTVPRFLSNGEWEPKKTVATLSNAMDVSQPNNWPRVEELYRRKTWQLKDLGFGAVSDDTTEDAMRELANIGYISEPHAAIAYRVLRDQLQPGEFGLFIGTAHPAKFKESVEAILDQDIGLPKELADRADLPLLSHNLPADFSEMRAFLMALPE
- the thrB gene encoding homoserine kinase; its protein translation is MVKVYAPASIGNVSVGFDVLGAAVSPVDGTLLGDCVSVEAATVFSLKNEGKFVSKLPDRMEDNIVYQCWQRFCQEIGKEVPVAMTLEKNMPIGSGLGSSACSVVAGLMAMNEFCGKPLNENQMLLLMGELEGRISGSVHFDNVAPCYLGGIQLMLEELDIISQDVPGFDDWLWVMAYPGIKVSTAEARAILPAQYRRQDCISHGRYLAGFIHACHTQQPALAAKLMKDVIAEPYRTRLLPGFAEARSAAEEIGALACGISGSGPTLFAVCNDSATAKRMADWLQTHYLQNDEGFVHICRLDTAGARVLG